The DNA window agactcttgattaaagattatatcataaccattgtcactcaattgactgatagataagaggttatgtgttaatccttctacaagaagtacattagaaatggaaggagagttaccagactttatagttccagagccaattatcttgcccttctgatctcctccaaacttgacttctcctccagacttaagcaccaggtcttggaacatagaccttcttcctgtcatgtgtcgcgagcatccagagtccaggtaccatgacatgttgtgctttgtcctttttgcagtcaaggatatctgcaataggaataatcttatccttaggtacccacattttcttgggtcctttcttgttagattttctcaagttctgattgaacttgggtttaacattgtaagcaataggaggaacagcatgataattcttaatgtgagtttcatgatatttcctaggttgtgtcacatgctttttggtgtgtgttatgtgaaagctttgagcatgtgaagtgtgcctaatatcatgggagtggccatacttgaactgatcatacaatggcttgtatgtgattttcatttcatcaacaggttcaagtttgtatggggtttcaccctcaaaaccaatgcctactcttttgtttccagacacagcatatatcatagaagctagctgacttctgccaatacttctagataagaacttcctgaaacttaaatcatattctttcagaatatggtttagactgggaatggatttttctgaatcagaaggagatccaacattattggataattttaaaagtttttcttttaattcagaattttccaactcaagcttctttgtttcaaattcaaatagctttttcagctttttgtatttgagactaatctgagacttgagttccagaagttcagttagaccggaaactaactcatctctagtaagttcagaaaatacctcttcagaatcagattctgatgtagattctgatccgtcatcttctgtcgccatcagcgcacagttagcctgctcatcttcagagtctgaatcatcttctgactcatcccaggttgccataagacttttcttcttatgaaacttcttcttgggattttccttctgaagatttggacattcattcttgtagtgtccaggctcattgcattcatagcacatgactttcttcttgtcaaatcttctgtcatcagaagattctccatgttcaaatttctttgaacttctgaagcctctgaacttcctctgcttggtcttccagagttgatttagccttctggagatcagggacagttcatcttcttcttcagattctgattcttcaggatcttcttctctagcctgaaaagcgttagtgcatttcttgatattagattttaatgcaatagacttacctttcttttgaggctcatttgcgtccagctctatttcatgacttctcaaggcactgataagctcttccagagaaacttcattcagattctttgcaatcttgaatgcagtcaccataggaccccatcttctgggtaagcttctgatgatcttctttacatggtcagccttggtgtatcccttgtcaagaactctcaatccagcagtaagagtttgaaatcttgaaaacatcttttcaatgtcttcatcatcctccatcttgaaggcttcatacttctggattaaagctagagctttagtctccttgacttgagcatttccttcatgagtcattttcaaggactcatatatgtcataggccgtttccctgttagatatcttctcatactcagcatgagagatagcattcagcaaaacagttctgcatctatgatgattcctgaaaagctttttctgatcatcatccatttcttgccttgtcagctttacgcctctggcatttacaggatgtttgtaaccatccatcagaagatcccatagatcaccatctagacccagaaagtaactttccagtttatctttccagtattcaaagttttcaccatcaaataccggcggtctagtataaccattgttaccgttgtattgctcagcagagccagatgtagatgcaggtgtaggtgtagacttttcactttcatcaaccatcttttactgaagcgtttttctcttcctgaatcttttctaaacacggttaagtgcttgcaccttagaaccggcgctctgataccaattgaaggatagaaaaacacttagaaagggggggtttgaataagtgtagctttaaaaacttgacagataaaaataaattgcacagttatttttatcctggttcgttgttaactaaactactccagtccacccccgcagagatgatttacctcaactgaggatttaatccactaatcgcacggattacaatggttttccacttagtcagcaactaagtcttccaaagtcttctgatcacacactgatcactccaggaacaactgcttagataccctctaagacttttctagagtctactgatcaacacgatcactctagttacaatctgcttagttcactcctaagacttcctagagtattctgatccacacgatcactctagttccttacaacttaatgtaatcaatctaagagtattacaaatgcttcttaaaagcgataatcacaactgtgatatttctcttaacgtttaagcttaatctcactaatatattacaacagcaatgtagtgagctttgatgaagatgaagattctgagtttagatttgaacagagtttcagcaagttgatattcacagaatagatgtagaattagttaaccttgcttctcatcagaacttcatatttataggcgttggagaagatgaccgttgaatgcatttaatgctttgcgtgttccgtacagcatcacatttaatgctatacgcttttgtcaactacctcgagccttgttcacgctgtgtctactgacgtagcctttagtagcttttaacgttccttttgtcagtcagcgtagcctgccacttgtacttccttctgatctgatgtttgtgaatacaacgtttgaatatcatcagagtcaaacagcttggtgcatagcatcttctgatcttctgaccttgaagtgcttctgagcgtgataccatcttctgagcttcagtgcttctgatctcacgttcttctgatgcttccatagacccatgttctgattctgcttcgaccatcttctgatgtcttgccagaccatgttctgatgttgcatgctgaacccttgagacaaagcttctgagcgctgaattatgcgtactctttatatatttcctgaaagggaaattgcattggattagagtaccatattatcttaagcaaaattcatattattgttatcatcaaaactaagataattgatcagaacaaatcttgttctaacactaagaACGGCTTTCAAGAGAGTAATTCTACCTCCCAAATTTAAGTATCGGTTCTTCCACCCTTCTAATAGATTCTTCAACTTTAACACAAGGGGATTCCAAGTAGCTTCCTTCCTTGGATTGAATCCAATCGGAATAcctagaaaataaaaattactctCTTCTTTTTTACAAGAGAGAAAGTAAGAAACCGCATCCAAAAAAAAGATTATTCGTGTTAATACCAATTAACTTACTTTTATGAAAGTTAATACCGAGACCGGAGACAATTTCAAAAGCCCGAAGAACCGCTTTAATCGCTCTAACATGTTTCCAATTTTCGTCACCCACGATTaaggtatcatccgcaaattggaggatGTCCACCTTGCAAGAGTCCTTGATAACAAAACTTTGAAATTCCCCCACTTCTATAGATTTTCTAACAAGACCCGTAAGACCTTCCGCAATTAGCACAAAAAGAAAAGGGGAAAGGGGATCACCTTGTCTCAAACCTCTTTGAACAAAAAACTCTTTTGTTGGACTCCCATTAACAAGCACCGACATACTACTTTTGAACACCAATAATTCCATCCATTGCATCCATTTTGCACCAAACCCCATCCTTCTAAACATGTATCGAAGAAAACTCCAACTAACTTTATCATAAGCTttctcaaaatccactttaaaaagAATGCAACTTTTCCCTTCTTTTCTAGCATAGTCAACCACCTCGTTTGCCACCAAAACTCCATCTAACAATTGTCTCCCGGGAACAAAGGCACTTTGACAAGTAGAAATGATAGAATTGAGCACTCCTTTCAATCTACCCGCCAAAAGTTTGGACACCACTTTATACATGCACccccaccaaacaaataggccTATAATCGTCCAAAGTCAACGGATTTTTAGACTTAGGAATCAAAgtcaaaaaggaagaagaaaccgCCTTAGAAATAGAACTTCCCTAAAAAAAGTGTTTGAAGAAATTGATAAAATCTTCATTAATAATATTCCAACACttcttaaagaaaagaaaagaataccCATCCGGCCCGGGGCTTTTATCCCCACCACAATCCCAAACCGCCTCCTTTATCTCGCTATCAAGAAAAGGTTTTTCAAGCCCCACCGCTTCTTCTACACTTAAGGATTTGAAAGCAACACCATCCAACACCGGTCTTTCCTCTTCCGAATCTATAAACTTATTACCAAAATGATTAAAAACCGCTTCTTTCACCTCCTCCACCGAATCTACCACTCCGCCCGAAGTGAAAATTGGGCCAATATGATTGcgccttcttttttctttcatcacctTATGAAAAAAAACCGCTATTAGAATCTCCCTCTTGAATCCATTTCAATTTagatttttgaagaagcataTTTTCTCTAATATCCAAATTCTTCCAAAATCTACAACAAGCTTCCCTCCTCTTATCAAGGTTCTCATTGAAATGAGCAATATCATCCGGATCCAACTTCTCATCGGCGATATTGATATCCCGAACTCCTCCCTCCATATCCAAATCAAACTTCCCAAAGACCTCCTTATTCCACCATTTGAGCTTCTCTTTAAAAAGTTTAAGCTTTTCTTTTAGCACAAAATCTCCTCTTCCTCCAACCTTCAAGCTACTCCACTCTTTCTCCACAAAAGGAATAAATTCATCATTAGAAAACCACTCGTTATTAAATCTAaaaggtttaggaccccaattagATTTATCTGACATCAACCAAATTggacaatgatccgacaagtCCCGGTCTCCAATGAATTGACCAATAATCTCCCACTCGTTAACCACACAATTAGATAAAAGAAACTGGTCAATCCTACTTTTAGACTTACCATCTCCGCTAAACCAAGAAAATTTCTTCCCTTTGCATTGTATATCCACCAAAGAAGTTTTGTTGATAAAATCCGCAAATAAAGCCACCTCCCTATTATTGTGCATAACCGCCCTCCCTTTCCTCTCACTTGCATTTTTAATGGCATTAAAATCTCCACCCATAACCCATTCTCCATCTTTGAATCTTTCCATCATCGTAAGTAAGTTGTTCCACATGATTTTCTTTTTACCGAGATCACACGACGAGTAAATATTCGTcacataataaattttattcttcCACCGCACTTTAATCCCCAAAAAACCGTCTCCTTTGAAACTATTCAAAACTTCAACATTGTCCTTATTCCATAAAGTGAGCAAACCCCCCGATCTTCCCACCGAATTTGAATAAGAGAACCCCAAATCCGAACAATTCCAAAAACTATGGGCGAGAACATCATTCATACTAGAAATCTTAGTTTCTTGAACCAAGAAAATATCCGCTTTACCTTTAACGATCAAAGAAGAAATTCTTCTCCTTTTGAGTGCATTCACTCCCCCTCTAATGTTCAATGATCCAATAATCATTGAGACACCGTTTTAATCTCCTTCCTTACTATTCCAcctcttctttctcctttttctAAGTCCACAATTCTACTAATAAGTTTTTCTCTTCCTTCCGCATCCACCACCCCTAAAGCAACAATAGCCGACCATAGTTTGCCCGGAACATCATTCTCCAAAAATTCCCATTTTCTAacgttatttatttgaatatcgGACTCTTCCTTTTGATCACCATAACACACCGAAACGCTCCCACTGTCGTCATCTTCCGCTTCCTTATTATGATTCTTCAATAGAGTACCTTTTTTATTAACATTGGACGCCAAAGAGTTTTTATCCTTCTTATTTCCAAGGACTAAACTCTTTCCCTTGTTACGCCTGTTACTACCTTTCCCCGAACACAAATTACCTGCACCTCCCACCCCATTAACATTCCTCCACCTTATCTTCTTACTCCCTTTGTGACTCAAATGATCCTCCCTGATGTTTAGAGAACATCCCACCACTGTTTGGTCACAACTGTGTTTTGAAAAGTCACTCCCCTTCCTACCAGCCCCCCTGTTTCCTCCTCACAAAACTCCCTTATTCTTGCCAATTCACCATCGAAACCACCCTTCTTGCATTTTAAACAATTGCCCTCTGCCTCCTCACCCAATATAGCCTCCGAGTCTACACTGACACCTAACCCACCCACACCTCCCATATACTGCCGCTCCTTAGAATTAGTGCACGCCAAAGTATTCACGCTATTGTTACCGAAATCACTCCCAGTGGTGCCTACCATTCCTGTCCCATCCTTAAACCATTGCCGCGAATAACTATTCTTCTCCTTATTCCAAACAACCAGAGGCGAAGAAAGGACAATATCATCGCCTTTAGTCCAGCCAAATTACCACCACACAGGCTTTTGTTACTCTTTTTCTCAGAACCAGATGAAAATTGATGGATACTATCTTCGGAACATACCGTATTTATATCGTCTCCTACCTCTATATCATTCTCACATAAGAAATCATCGAAATccgatgattcagaatcagaatataGGGAATTCGGAATACCTGGGCTAGAACGAACCATTCCCATAGCGTCTTCTCTGACTGTAACCTTGAACAAGACACCGTCGATGCTGACAGATAAGCTGTTCGGGAAAGACGTGCCCAAAGGAACTCTCAACATCACACGCGCGACATCCATCACCTTGCCATCAGCGGTTTTTTCATCTATGCAAATGAAAGTACCCCACACCTCTGCCAGTTTAACAAAGAAGTCCGAGTGCCAAGCTATAACCGGAATTTCGTATACCCGCAACCACACCTCTCTGAATTCATCCACCATTCCTAACTCCCACCTTTTGATTTCGCTAAACCAAGCATTCCACCAATTGTCCTTTTTCCCCATAAAGTCCTCGATGTACCCTGTCTCCAATTCTTCCAACAAGCATAAGTTACCCCCAAGAGGACTGACCTTGATACCATGAATACCCTCCATCTCCATGTGAACCTGAACATTGTACGCCGCGCCTGGTATCAAAGAAGTTCCCACAAAAGCCTTCTTTAGCCTCTGTCTCCTTTCCTCGCACGAGCTGAACACCAGATTCGGGATAGAGCTATCATCCTTTCCTGTTAGAACTGCGGAGCCTGCAACAACATTAGCAAAAGATCTCGCATCCCTATTCGCAAATGAAGGATTTCGAAAAACCCCCTTTGCCAGTTCAGGAACGAACCCTCGAAAAACCCCCTTTACCGTGGAAGATTAACATGAATCTTCTTCTCAGCTATCATAATATTATCCAACCTAACCTCCATCAACCTCCCATCCTCCACGTCTAGAAAACGGGCAAAGCCAAATCGTTTTCCTATATTGTTCCTCCTCGGAGACACCGCTACCTTCACCACGTTTCCCACACAACCAAAAAGTTCGAAAAGATTTCTGGCCGAATGAGATTCCGGGAACTCAGAAACATAGAATGACGTCACCTCCACCGTCTTCCTCGCATCCCTGACCTTAGCATTCACATTTCTCCCTCCCCACGGAAACACGTCCCATCCCAAATTCTTCCCTCCTCCATTCCGATTGTGAACCACCTTCCTCCAACCACCATTGCCCTTGTCCAGATTGCCTTCAACCATGAAAGCCCGAAGAAACGTTACCCTAACTCTCTCCTAGAGAGAAGTTAGAGCTTTCttagagagagaaaaaatattattgttattttgtttTTACAGAAAAATATAACAGTTCTCCATTTTTATAAACTTCCATAtttacttaataataataataataacaatagtaatagtattagtaatagtaataataataataataataatataaattttaaataaattttcatgtatttttttttaattttatataataaaaatgaattaaatattCTAATCGAGAATATAAAAATCCCCTTTtttctaataattaaatttttaaataatttttcatgtattttttttgttttatataataTGAATGAAGAGGCTGTTTTGTATATTTCAACAATATGTATCACTCCAACTCTTAACATGTCTTTTGAGTTATCTATGCATAGAGTagaatgaaaaattaattttttattaaaaattaaaaagtgtCTATTCAATTTTGTACGGAGAACGCGAATCAATTTTAATTGGTATAATAAAGAGAAATGTAAATAGTAATTATTAGACTAgtttaacaataaaaaatatataatagttagGAAATAGCAAACTTGCTAAAGAATTTCTTTTGCTGtagtatatttaataattttattatatttaataatgataattttaagaaataattataaattattatttttacataaaaaaatttatcCTGTGCCACGCACGGGTAGACAGActagttatattttaatttttgttaaattgacaataaaaaattattaatagcaCATTAATTTTAGAAACTCAAATTCAATACTTTAAGTCTTTAACTAAAGTTCCGATCTCTTGAAATTTTTTTGCACCCATTATagtgggtgcagttaccgtgcatagattattatggatccTTAGattattggatcaaattctagatatcaattgttattactcaatactcaatactcaccactcaatactcaatactcaattctggattaaaaacatgatccaatggcttatgtaggcttatgcatggtgcataagaaaaatctttatgcatattagccaaagcccattatagttatcttttattcaaggATTTACCTAATCATTATAGGGGAATTTTTCATTGTATAGAgtaaaaacacccttaaaaatttcaaaatatccgaAGACACCCAAAATTTCAATATGCATATCTGAAGGCATTcaaaaaaatttgtaattttaattaattcggatatgcatattcgaattcATCCCAACGGAAATTTGAAATATTGGTAATTTCgattgcatatccgaattaactaaaatcccaaaaaaaaaattgatttgattttttaaaaattatttataatataattaaaatgaattattattaatatagaataacttaaatataaattattataaataaggaataaagaaataaataaaattttaattttataataatttatttgtcataaattataaaaataatgattttttaaataactataacattatatattataattaatgaaattatcatGTAAAAATATCTTCTACGAGTGAATTTCCTTTTTATAGTTGACACAACCATactcaatttataaaaaaaaaacaaaaaaaatattaaagttaCGGATTTTTTGTCAGCAGTTTCGCGGTTCGACCCGCAACCATTAACCCCTCCctactaattttaattttaaacacaCAGATAGATAATGGCAATTTCCCCCTCCCGGCAGAATCGACAGCATTTGCATTCGGAATGAGATGAGACAGTGAATGTCC is part of the Vicia villosa cultivar HV-30 ecotype Madison, WI linkage group LG2, Vvil1.0, whole genome shotgun sequence genome and encodes:
- the LOC131650510 gene encoding uncharacterized protein LOC131650510, which produces MIIGSLNIRGGVNALKRRRISSLIVKGKADIFLVQETKISSMNDVLAHSFWNCSDLGFSYSNSVGRSGGLLTLWNKDNVEVLNSFKGDGFLGIKVRWKNKIYYVTNIYSSCDLGKKKIMWNNLLTMMERFKDGEWVMGGDFNAIKNASERKGRAVMHNNREVALFADFINKTSLVDIQCKGKKFSWFSGDGKSKSRIDQFLLSNCVVNEWEIIGQFIGDRDLSDHCPIWLMSDKSNWGPKPFRFNNEWFSNDEFIPFVEKEWSSLKVGGRGDFVLKEKLKLFKEKLKWWNKEVFGKFDLDMEGGVRDINIADEKLDPDDIAHFNENLDKRREACCRFWKNLDIRENMLLQKSKLKWIQEGDSNSGFFS